In one Nicotiana sylvestris chromosome 8, ASM39365v2, whole genome shotgun sequence genomic region, the following are encoded:
- the LOC138876200 gene encoding uncharacterized protein, whose product MSPYRLVFGKACHLPVELEHKAISPLYKDKLKYLYDKYARGKEFKVGDLVLLFNSWLRLFPGKLKSKWSGPFEVVFVTPFVVLDLENKNGEVFRVNGHRVKHYLGKIDDSHVVALLHLK is encoded by the exons atgtctccgtatcggttggtttttggtaaagcttgccatctaccggttgagttagagcacaaggccat CTCgcccttgtacaaggacaagctaAAGTACCtttatgataaatatgctcgtggcaaggagttcaaagtgggtgatttggttctcttgttcaattcttggttaCGTCTGttcccgggaaagcttaagtcgaaatggagtggaccttttgaagtggtgtttgtgactccatTTGTTGTGCTTGACTTGGAGAACAAAAATGGagaggttttcagagttaatgggcacagggtcaagcactacctgggcaaaattgatgacagccacgtggtggcactactccatctaaagtga